A region of the Bacillus sp. NP247 genome:
TGTAACGTCGTGTACATTTGGAGGGCCAAATTTAACCGATTTATATATAACAACAGCCAGAACAAGAATGACGGATGAGGAATTAAAACAGTACCCACATGCTGGTGGTATATTTCGAATTCAAACGAACGTTAAAGGTTGTCCAACATATTCATTTCGCTATGAAAATATAGGAGCTGAAACACAATGAACCGAATTAAATACATAAGAGAAGAAGAGAAAAAGTATCACGACCTTTGCTATGATCAATATAAATTATTCGAAGCGGGGTCTTGGCTTTATAAGCCTGTCAAAACAGTTATGGATATGATGGTTTTTTTTGAAGGACAGAACAATTTACAAGTACTGGATCTCGGTTGTGGTGTAGGCAGAAACAGTATTCCGATTGCACAAAAAATAATGAATAGTGGCGGTACTGTTACTTGTGTTGATCTACTTGATTCAGCTTTAACGAAGTTACAAATTTACAGCAAAGAACATGGTGTATTTGAATACATAAAAGCGGAACAATCAGCAATTGAAGACTACTATATTCCCTTTAATACTTATAACTACATCGTTGCAGTATCAAGTTTAGAACATGTGAAATCAGAAGAAGACTTTAAGAAAGTGCTTCACTCTATGAAATATGGGACAAAGAGTGGCGGTATCAACTGTTTAATAGTCAACTCTAGCATTCAAGAAATTGACTTGGAAACGAATCAAGAATTAGATGCTTTAATTGAAAATAACCTTTCTAAAGAAGAAATGATACGTACACTAAAAAGTGTTTATACTGAATGGCAAGAAATAAAAGTTGAAATAAAAAATTTAGCCTATAATATTGTACGCAATGGAAAACACATTAATTTAAAAACTAATGCGATTACTTATGTCGCTCAAAAATTGTAGTATATAGAGTGGTGACAATTTTCATTTTTTATAGCCACCACTCTTATCTTTATGTAAATATCATTCCATTGTAATTACAATTTTCCCTCTAGTATGCTGACTTTCACTCAAAATATGAGCTTCTCTAACTCCTTTTTCATTAAATGGTACAACCTTACTAATGATTGGTTTGATTTTTTCAGCTTGGATCAAACTAGTTAATTCGTCTAATTGCTTTCCGTTTGGTTTTAACCATAAAAACCCTGATTTTATGCCCTTTACTTCATGAAGTGGTTCATGAACGATAGAGATTAGAACGCCACCAGATTTAATAACTTGAAAACTTTTTTCTTGTACTTCTCCACCAATTGTATCTAATACAATATCGAAATCTGGTAGTAACTCTTCAAATTTATCTTTTTTATAGTCAATTACGAGATCAACCCCTAAGGACTTTAAAAACCCTTCATTTTTACTACTTGCAGTTGTTGCGACAAAAGCTCCAAATGATTTCGCAATTTGAATTGCAATACTTCCTACTCCACCAGCACCAGCATGAATGAATACTCGGTCATTTTCTTTGATTTGCGCATAATCCACTAGACTTTGCCAAGCTGTAAGTCCTGCAAGGGGTATAGATGCTGCTTCTTCAAAACTAAGATTATTTGGCATGTGAGCTACTAAATCTGATTTTACTGTAATGTACTCAGCATAAGAGCCTTTTCCTATATTTTCAGGTTTCGTAAATACTTTATCCTCTATTTTGAAAGAATCCACATCTTCTCCAATTTCTTCAATTACGCCAGCGACATCTAAGCCTAAAGTGATCGGAAATGAAAATCGTAACTTTTCTTGTAAGTCTCCTTTTCTAATTTTCCAATCAACAGGATTTACAGAAGTTGCATGAATACGTATTAATACCTCATTACACTTAACAACCGGTTTTGGAACTTGCCTTTCTTGTAATTCTTCAATACTGCCATATTGATCAATAACAATTGCTTTCATTTCCTCTCCTCCTTGTTGTTTATTTTAATCACTTACAATTATTTTTCAAAATATTTTGTTTTGGTTGAAAATAAATATATTTGGAAGTGCTATGTATGTTACTCTACTAACTAAGAGTCCAGAGTACAAGAAACATTTACCTTACTTTCATACAATCTAATTTTCAGTTAAGAAAAACGCAAAGTTATACCTTCTTTATTTGGTAATGAACTTTAATTGGAACGGAGAGTGTTCTATGAGTGAGCAAGTATTCAAGGTAAACAGTATTGATATATGTACAGAAAGCTTTGGTAACCCTAATAACCCAGCAATTTTATTAATTATGGGGGCTACATGCTCAATGGTTTATTGGGATGAAGAATTTTGTGAAGGGTTGGCTAGCACAGGAAGGTTTGTCATTCGCTTTGATAACCGTGATGTTGGGCGCTCTGTTACATATGAGCCTGGGACTTCCAATTACACTGTAGCAGACCTCGCTGAAGATGCAATCGGGGTACTCGATGCGTATCATATTGACAGGGCACACCTTTTTGGCATGTCATTAGGAGGTATGATTGCTCAAATTGCTGCAGTAAAACACCCAGAAAGAATTTTGTCCTTAACATTACTAGCAACAAGCGTTATTGGATCTGATAACAATACTCGTGATTTGCCTCCAATGGATGAAAGAATTTTGACACATCATGCTAATGGTGCGAATTTAGATTGGACTAATAAAGATGTTATAGCGAAATATTTAGTTACAGGATCACGTCTACTCTGTGGATCAAAGCGTATATTTGATGAAGCAAGAACTTTGAAACAAGTAAAGCAAGAAATAGAACGTGCTAACAATTTATTAAGCATGTTTAACCATGCCCTCCTTACAGGTGATGATTCTTATGAAGGTATACTTAAGTCATTACTAGTACCTACTTTAGTAATTCATGGTACGGACGATACGGCTCTTCCACTTGAACATGGACTCGCACTTATTGATGAAATTCCGAACGCAAAACTAATAACGCTTGAAGGTTCAGGACATGAGAATCATCCCGATGACTGGGCCGAAATTATTAAAACAGTTTCAAAACATACATCTAAAATATAAGATAAAAACAACTAATAGAAATAGTGATACAATTACAAAAGCCCATCACTGCATTTGTATGTATAGTGATGGGCTCTACCTATGATTTTCTATGTTCAAAAGAATGGGCAATCTAATTGATCAACAGATTCCCACGACTTTTTTTTTACATTTTCAGTGGATTTAATATTTTCTAGTGGTACTTTTTTAAATGGATTCACTTCAACTTTTAGTAGAGATGACTGTTCTACATATAAAGAAAAAACATGACTACTTGGCAAGGCTTTCGATACATCAACATCTCCTACTTGTTTAAATAATTGCTGCGCTGCAAAGAAAAAGAAATTAGTTGGATTAGTTTGTTTATTAAGCCATGCAATCATTTCAGGTGATACCGATTTATTAATATTTATTTTCACTCGATCACCACGTTTAAATCGCCTAGATCGCATAATTCCACCAACTAACTTATCGTTAAGTTTGTGAACCCTAACTCTTTTTGCTTATGCTCTCTATATTTTGGCGAACATGTATATACTAAAAGACCACGAGCATTGGTGAATAACGGGTTATCTACAAAAATCACATTTTTCAAGCGTCCTTTTTGTTTCAAAATCATTTTTAAGCTATTTTTAATAATAACTGCGCCCCCACCATAAATAAATACGTATGGATCGTCTTTCATATCATCAATTTTGTTAATAATATCCGTTGCGACACGTGCTGCTAAACCTAAAAACGCTGGTTGCGATTCCTCAACTAACAATGCATTCCTTGGGTGCTTTTCATTTAAATAAATTTGGTTGAATTCTGTAATACTATCAATTGTTTTCGTAGGATATTTCCGATTCCACCTCGTAATAATTTGTAATAACGTTTCTTTTACACCGTACGATAATCCTTTACTTAATTGCGGACGGAAATTTACCCCTAATGAAACAACTTCTTCCGTTGTCCCCGCGCCAATATCAAAAGACAATAAAGTTTTATCTACAAAATCAATTTCTGAAACCTGATTTTGTTCACATTCTATTTTATGTTTCACAACATTTCCTTCCTCATCATATACAATCCCCCACGTCCCAGAAGCGCCTTCAGGTAGACATTTACAAAACTCAATAGAAACATTAATCGTAACATCGCGCCCATTCGGATAATGAAAAATGACTTTGTGATTACCCATGTACCGTTTCGCATTTTCCGCAGCAATTTCTTGTGTAATTAGTTGCATTGGTAGAGCAACAGATAAATCATAACGAATATTAATATGACTTGAAGTTGGACTTTGACGCATAGCACTTATCGCTAAACCTGAAAGGATTGTAATAACCATTAACTCATCAGTAGATTTATTTGATTTCTTCTCCACTTCAGTACCTTTTAATTGATCTTGAATCACTTTTTCTCCAACGATGTATCGTACATTATTTAACATTAGCGATGGAGAACTAATGGTCACATCAATGTGATTCTCTAATTCTGATGATGACACATCACCCTCATCTAACAATCCTGTAGGCTCTCCTA
Encoded here:
- a CDS encoding alpha/beta fold hydrolase, whose product is MSEQVFKVNSIDICTESFGNPNNPAILLIMGATCSMVYWDEEFCEGLASTGRFVIRFDNRDVGRSVTYEPGTSNYTVADLAEDAIGVLDAYHIDRAHLFGMSLGGMIAQIAAVKHPERILSLTLLATSVIGSDNNTRDLPPMDERILTHHANGANLDWTNKDVIAKYLVTGSRLLCGSKRIFDEARTLKQVKQEIERANNLLSMFNHALLTGDDSYEGILKSLLVPTLVIHGTDDTALPLEHGLALIDEIPNAKLITLEGSGHENHPDDWAEIIKTVSKHTSKI
- a CDS encoding NADP-dependent oxidoreductase; translated protein: MKAIVIDQYGSIEELQERQVPKPVVKCNEVLIRIHATSVNPVDWKIRKGDLQEKLRFSFPITLGLDVAGVIEEIGEDVDSFKIEDKVFTKPENIGKGSYAEYITVKSDLVAHMPNNLSFEEAASIPLAGLTAWQSLVDYAQIKENDRVFIHAGAGGVGSIAIQIAKSFGAFVATTASSKNEGFLKSLGVDLVIDYKKDKFEELLPDFDIVLDTIGGEVQEKSFQVIKSGGVLISIVHEPLHEVKGIKSGFLWLKPNGKQLDELTSLIQAEKIKPIISKVVPFNEKGVREAHILSESQHTRGKIVITME
- a CDS encoding class I SAM-dependent methyltransferase, with amino-acid sequence MNRIKYIREEEKKYHDLCYDQYKLFEAGSWLYKPVKTVMDMMVFFEGQNNLQVLDLGCGVGRNSIPIAQKIMNSGGTVTCVDLLDSALTKLQIYSKEHGVFEYIKAEQSAIEDYYIPFNTYNYIVAVSSLEHVKSEEDFKKVLHSMKYGTKSGGINCLIVNSSIQEIDLETNQELDALIENNLSKEEMIRTLKSVYTEWQEIKVEIKNLAYNIVRNGKHINLKTNAITYVAQKL
- a CDS encoding ParM/StbA family protein, which codes for MSILLKAGADAGNNGLKLMVKGQDPIFIPSIYSLYIGEPTGLLDEGDVSSSELENHIDVTISSPSLMLNNVRYIVGEKVIQDQLKGTEVEKKSNKSTDELMVITILSGLAISAMRQSPTSSHINIRYDLSVALPMQLITQEIAAENAKRYMGNHKVIFHYPNGRDVTINVSIEFCKCLPEGASGTWGIVYDEEGNVVKHKIECEQNQVSEIDFVDKTLLSFDIGAGTTEEVVSLGVNFRPQLSKGLSYGVKETLLQIITRWNRKYPTKTIDSITEFNQIYLNEKHPRNALLVEESQPAFLGLAARVATDIINKIDDMKDDPYVFIYGGGAVIIKNSLKMILKQKGRLKNVIFVDNPLFTNARGLLVYTCSPKYREHKQKELGFTNLTIS